aaataaattatatatatttatctaaaaggataagagaaaataaataaatttgtattctaatgcaatggaaatggtaacacaaaatcaaaataaattattagggGGGAGGGGAAAGTGGATTGGTGAACTGGAAGAAAGCTTGCATGGTCTGAGATTGGTGGGTCTTCCAAACtgagattttatttcttttatatttttttttgtcgaccaacgacgatatatatatgtaatgtaatccctacttatttttgttgattcttCAGACTTCAATAGTAGTAATGTACCATATGCAAGTTAAACGCAGAATATGGATATTTGTTTCTGCATAAACTAAGGACCACATTTTGTGAATATGCGAACACTAAATATGGTTTTTGTCATGAATTAAAGCTTTATTAAATAGTGGCTATTAAATAACCATACtactattcaatttttttggataatgtGTCGTGTATTAATGAATGTGTGTGTGTAACTGTGTACATATATTTGGGATATCTCTACGTCCACTAGGTGAAGAGGAACTATAGTATACGATATTGATCGACTCAGCTTATTCATTAGTCATTTACATTCAGTACTTTGGTATTTACATGAATTTTGTATGGTAAACTGTATCCGATCTGAGGAGTAATAAATAGGTCTTTAACAACAACAGAAAAGAGATGATAAAGAGGccatatttatttgtttgattctttagaTTAAACACCACCAATAAATATGATGAAAGGAACCTATTTCCTATAATTAGATGGCTGCTAAGATATTGTATTGTGCAAGGAAAACAAGTAGCCTCTTAACTACTTTTACTCATACATCTCTTTCCTGTTGTTAAGAGTATGTGTCAAATCAATACAATTAATTTATAGCCAGGCATAGTACTTAGTCTAGCCTGTTAAAACTGCGATTCTCAAATTGAATAGTAAggtgaagatattttttttagtgaatgatgatgtttcaaaattttgtggACAAGCCACCACAAagtatatcaaaaatattaaagaaactATTATTAATTAGATCGATCGGAAAGTTGATTACTTtctgattattaaaaaatattaattagtcgGTTGCTTAATGTATATTATAAATTAGCTTAAGATGATGTAATAACTTTTTGCAtgtgatttttttagaaactaagGAATCTAGAGCATATAAAATGAGGAAGgaaattattatatagtatataataaagtCGTCGTCGTTTAGTTCATTTGTCTTGGTTGATTTGAGGGTTTTATGTCCTTAGATGTACTAATCACAAAAAGCTTGTGGGCATATCACGTGCTTTGTTCCACAATGTGCTGTGAACCAGGTGGGGTTTGTGAGGACTTCTTCTTatctatttatttgtttcttttctatttaaaataataatgtttgctaatataaaaacaaaattaatttgatttgaccTTGGAAGTACCAAGGAATATACTATTACACATGGTGGGTATTACTATTAGCTAGGTTTGGTTTCAAATATTGTACCATAATCAGTTTATTAAACGCGTTACCTTTCTTTATGATGATTTGATGGTTTGAATTCTTTGGTAATTTTTCAATTCATGCGAGttctgtatatatttttgtccttTACAACATTTTGggatactttttgttttgtttatgattaatGACAAGATTATATAAGATAAGCGCAGTTACATTTAAGTTTACTTTTACTGACTTACTGGTATTATATGGTAGATTTCATGCAGTGTCTTAATTGGttgattctatttttattatttttggttaaaaattagACATATATCATGCGGAAACACAGAAAACGTTACGATTGTTAGTTTGTTACAATTACAATGCGATGAAGAGAAATCAcgtatttgttgtttttttaataacaattttGTTTATCATTACTAAAGAACCTTTCATTGTTATTACGTTTTAGAAACGAGAGAATGTGTGGATACAAATTTAGGGAGCACCAGTTttggaattttttgtttttgttttccaagttGATACATATCTACATCAATCACAAAATATACATGTATTTGCTAAGATCCATGCAAAATAGACAGTGCgataattaaaatgttaaacTGCGAAATGAAAATTAGTACAATAAATTAGGTAACTAAACTAACTTAATTATCTGATATTTCGAAAGACTTATATACACGGCACACAACCTTTAGAATAAACTGTTTGatcagttatatatatactctttttttttccttaggaTGAAAGTAAtcgaagaaaaataagaatcaaGATTAAGagaaaatatggaaaataaTAGACAAGTGAAAAAGAACAGACAAAGGGAACAAAATCACATGAAGCATTTGGGTAAGTGGCTTGAGTGTTAGAGTTGATAGGGAACCAACTAAGCAAAAcgcattttaaatgattataatAGTTAACTTAAAACCAATCCTAAAAGTTAAGTGTGTATTCTTTTACGTTAAGTTTCTGTTCAATTTATCTATTGTTCAATTATTGGCACATGATCCCACTTATCACCCACCCATCCAACATTTGTTTAATTTCACCATTAATTTATGTGGGGCTTCTCTCCTTTGATTTTGACTACCAACATTACATACACATCTTTGCATAGTTATATGTATCATTtgaaagaaattataataattacatgcattaacaatttaataattatgttCCTATACGCATACATACGTATCagtatataaatattactattgattaaaaatattattgttattattttaggGTTAATTTATGCGTTGTTTGATGGATGTAAGAGTGTGATCATATGCCTTTCCTAAAACTAATGGTTTTACTTtgcgttaatttttttttttcaggataTAGTTATTTTATCATCAAATATGATCCCTaataagttaaagaaaaaaatttgaaagaaaactaaatgaTCACAATTCAACGTGAATTTATTAGTGGATTTCTCTGGCTAAGTTCATATATGCCCACATATTTGACTAGATTTGTAGTCATCTGACTAATATATAGTCACCAATTTATGAAATACTATAGTACTAATTTACTTAAGTGCTTTCAGAAAAATAGCTAATCACTACAAGCTTAAGTTTATTATCATTATTCGTcccaaaaacaatgaaaattattggtagtactatatctatatactCAACAGATTTAGATAGTTAACGAGGAGCTAAGTCAAGATTCCTTTCTTCATCATGATTACAAATTAACTATAACAACTATAATTTAGTGCCACATACGACGGATCTAAGATTAGGGAAGACCCAAAATTTAAAGAGAAGTCTAATATAACAATCGCTATTTTTGAGGTCATCGCTCATCGGTCTTTAATCGACGTTGGCCTTAATTAACATCCACACGTAAAAGTGATAAGTTTTACGAAGAGATTGACTCATATTTTCTATATACTATTTGGTTCCAGTATACGTACTATTCTCACATATAATATAGGTCCATTGATTCCAGAGATCTTTAGTATCATTTTGCAGAAGGAAAAAATCTGATAATCCTGGAGTTGTGCCAGTCGTCAGATGGGCCTTAACTCTCTAAACCCATAAGGTAATTAAAGCTTTCAAGTGCATGTACCTTGGAGTTTGTTAAAATGTGCTTCTCTCGAAATGTCCTTAAAATAATACTTCTGTTCTACACATGCGGAAAAAGAAACGTAACCATAAAGACGATCGAAGTATGGAAACCATGTAATAGTATCGTATGCTTTCTCTGCCAATAACAAATTATGATCtaacttttttccttttcttatttttttttttattatccttGTTCAATGTGTAGTGAACGAaacataagttttaaaaatatatattttaacattggtttttcttttctttggcaAGGAAACTATATATTCTGCTAACAAAGCATGTTTGTAAACCAAAGTTTCATTCCTTAATTCACATTCAcataatcacatatatatagtatataggaATCAAACTTTTAAGGTCGACCAAAAGAGATAAGTCTTGTACTTTGAAAAAGGAGATAATGGGCGCAAAatgaaaaagcaaaagagagagagattcaaagGGAGAGtgagaattttctttttttaatttcattggcATCTTTCAACATCAATTAAAATCTTCAAGTCAACTAGGAAATCTCCTCCGtaggataatgatgatgatgatcggaCATAtggtgatgataatgatgatgatgatattgatcCTCAAACTCAAAGTCATGGGTTCACACATTGTGGTTAGTTTCTCGTGTcagaaattttcaaaagaaaatgcatCTCATTATTCTCGcctactttttcctttttcttttatatatatatatatataaagagtgtGATTggtaaccaaaaacaaagttgtATAAGTGTACAACTTAGcactttattataaaatttattctcAGTTTTTTTGTACCGCTTTCATGTACAATTCTTTCttacagctttgcactattTCGTAAAAGCTTATAGCTTTTTTGTACAACTTCGGATATATTATCAATCAGACCCAAATAAATTTGTTACTTCATGCATGTTATTTATAGTTTGTGtgtgattttaatgattttctacaaagaaacaataaaattcctATATCCTATGAAAAACTTTTGTTCTATGTCTATGGTATTACGTAAGCCCAAAAAAGGCCCGTATAAGCCCATTTTGgaatacttttttgttgttgttgttgtggtgtcATTTCCTCTCAGAGTGGCTCAGTGCATATCCATTTCCAACTGTTTCTCTTCCTTGATTTGCGGCCAATcgttgaagaaagaagaagtagagagcAGAAGATACTACTCTACCAGACTACAGACTACAGAGAcagagaggtaaaaaaaaatcaatcctttCCTTTagatctctctccctcttaTTACAACGTGTGTCTTTAATGATTCAACGGTAATCTCTTTTTTTGGATCTTTCTCATCTTTAATGTACTGATCtgattaataaacaaaacttaacaaTTCAGATCTTGACAAGATGGGTAAAGCAAGAGGAGTGAACAATGGTGTTAATGAAAGTTCTCTCGGCTATCTCTTTGGTTCCGGTCAGCCTTCTTCCACTGCTGCAGCCGCAATGGGGACTACTACGACTACAACCACCACAACTACTACGGATGGAACCGGAGGGAGACCGATTACCACCACGACTACTACAGTGACTGACAACAAGAAGACATCTGCTGGTGTTAGAGGAAGCCCTAATAACTACTTCAGATCAGAAGGCCAAAACTGTGGCAACTTTCTCACTGTAAGTCTGAAATTTTTCACGTTTtgagattcaagaagaagagtttgattCTGAATTAGAGAGAAAACtgacaaaacccaaaaaaaaatgtgttgatGAGAACAGGAAAGGCCATCTACTAAGGTTCATGCAGCTCCTGGTGGAGGATCTTCTCTTGGTTATCTGTTTGGAGGATCAAGTCCTGCTGCTGGATCTGGAAACAAATAATCAAGTTTACTTTTTGTGTTTCCGATAACTTGGATTTGTGTAAATCAGTAAAAGTGTGACTTTATCCCTCTGTGAACCCTCTGTGTGTGATTCAATTGTGATGTTTGCCTTTGAGATCTAATTCTTTGTGTTGTTACAAAAACAATTTCAGACTATGTTTTCTCAAAGTTCCCAAGGAAATAAAACTTAAGTCCTGATCCACCTAGAGatcgaaatcaaaattaaactaacaATGCCCACAAGTAACAGCATCGAATTAGCTATGTTCAACAAAGCTGTAATCAAATTGTAGGACAAGCAAACACAGATTGAATATGATGATTACTAGCATAAGattagagaaacagaaacaagattCATATTCATATTGTAAGAGAAAGGATTCAACTATCATAATTCATATTCAAGCATTATGCAAGTCTTAAGATTTAACATAGCAAAGccaacaaaaactaaaactttataGGGGGTCAAAGACCCAAGAGAAGGCAATTAGGAAACTCGGACGAATCTGAGACATGGCTGTGGACCTCGAGAGCGCGCTCTAGAACCCAAGCTTGGTACGGCGCCAGTGTCTACGCTTAGCGTTGTACCTGTGTGAAGTTGAAACAATGGAACTCACTTAGCATCAAATTCTGTAACTTTAACAAGGATCACAAGAAAAAAGACTTAGAAAATGTATAAACCTGATCCTGTTGTCAGTACGGAGACGGATCCAATTAGGGATTGGCCTGTTCTGTCTCATCTTCTTCCCCAGCTTCTTCTTGATCATGAACGACTTGTGCGACGGCTAAGATCATCAGGAATCGTGAAATCGATCAGGCAAAGAAAAGgtaaagagagaggaagaagaatagaGACGTAGAGAGAGAAAACGTACCATCTTGACTTCAACGGTGGCGATCCGGCGGAACACGGCGGCGTTTAAACCCTAATCTTCTCAAATGCTAGCAGACGAAGAGATTGTTTTTTATAAGGGTTGTGAACTAGAGTTCAATCATCACCGTtggattttattataattaattagccGTCCGATTCTTAAACCGTTAACATTGTGAATCAGATTCGGTTCCGGTTAGCTTAAccgaagaagataaaaaaaaatatagattagggttttcattttcttctctctctgctGCTCGGCTTGCTGAAACAAGTTCTGATTTCTGAGGATTTTGTTCTTCAGCGCCGCCGAGAAGAGAAGATTCGAAACC
The Camelina sativa cultivar DH55 chromosome 15, Cs, whole genome shotgun sequence DNA segment above includes these coding regions:
- the LOC104744285 gene encoding 60S ribosomal protein L39-2, whose translation is MPSHKSFMIKKKLGKKMRQNRPIPNWIRLRTDNRIRYNAKRRHWRRTKLGF
- the LOC104744284 gene encoding protein SPIRAL1-like 3, producing the protein MGKARGVNNGVNESSLGYLFGSGQPSSTAAAAMGTTTTTTTTTTTDGTGGRPITTTTTTVTDNKKTSAGVRGSPNNYFRSEGQNCGNFLTERPSTKVHAAPGGGSSLGYLFGGSSPAAGSGNK